A window of Dehalococcoidia bacterium genomic DNA:
TGGTTGGCACGTTGAGCCGACAGCCGCCAAGGTCGCGGGGCCAGCCACGATCGGGATTGCCGCGCCCGTCGCTGCGCTCCGGGCTCGCAATGACGCCGTCTGTCGACGAGATGACGATTGGCAGCGCTCTTGCAGCGCCTGTCGCTGCGCTCCAGGCTCGCAATGTCGCCTCAATCCAGCGGCCACGACCATCGCTACCCCCTTCGTCATACGCGCAATGACGGCGTGACGCGCAGCCCTCGGCGAGGCACACTCCTCACTGCCTACAACGGCGACCGTTCGCACTGCTCCGGCTGCACCCTCTCCAGAACGGCTCCATCCCTCGATGCGCTCACACCGGCAGAAATGCGCCACGACTCATCGGGATCGCCGCGCCCGTCGCTGCGCTCCGGGCTCGCAATGACGGGAGTGAAGGAGCATCGCGCGCGCTGGCGGGATGAAGGACCACCACCCGCACTATTGCTCTTCGCCTACGCAAGACCGCCGCGCTGTCCAGCAACGGCCCTCACGTCAGGCCCAGCTCGTCCTTCAGCGCGATCACCGCTGCTCGCAGCTGCCAGGCCTGCGCGTTCCGGCCCTCGCCGAGCAGTGCCTCCGACACGCCCCAAATTGCATCCAGTTGGACCCGCACAGGGCTGGGCGGAAAGAGATTCGCCGCCCGATACTCCGCCGCCTTTGCGAGCACCGGCCGGACATAGCGCTCCGCCACCCGGCCGCCGAAGAGCGCCTGCCAATCCCCTTTGACGCGGCGAAGCGCCGGACCGCCGGCGTTGTGCGCCGCAATCGCCGCTTCCACCGAGCCGAATTCATCGCGGTAGGCGCGATGGGCGCGGATACCTACCTCCAGATTGCGCTCCGGGTTCTTCCGCTCCTCAACCGACATCCCGAAGCCAAGCCCCTCATCGTGCAGTTGGAGCAGCCCCACCGAATGCCCGTCGTCGCCCACCGCGTCCGGACGAAAGCCGCTCTCGATCCAGCACATCGCCGCGATGATGTACGGGTCGACGCCGTAGCGCTCGCACAGCCGCGCGATCTGGGCGCGGATCTCCTCCGGGATCACCGTCTCCTCCTTCCACTCCCCGCGTACCGCCTCGCGCAGCGGCGCAAGCCCCTCCGCCGGCAGCACAAACGGCTCCCAGCGCGGGTCGGCCGTCCCGAGAATGAACAGGCAGCACGCCTCGACCCGTCCCGTGGCGGCAAGGCGGCGGAGCAGCCGCGCCGTCCGAGCGACCCGCTCCTCCGCGCTGATCCCGTCGCTGCTGTCGCCCGCCTCGGCGACAAAGAACGGCTTGCCGTAGTCAAACGCCAAGAAGCGCAGCGCCACGCTGAGGTCGCCTTGGCCATAGGCGTGGACCCCAATCGCGTCGAAGCGGCTGATCACCGGCCGACCGGCAGCGTGCCATCCCTCTTCCCCTTGGGCAGCCGCGAACGGGGGCGAAACGAGCCGCGCCCGTTCGCCAAAGAGCACTGCCAGCGCCGACCGCGCCAGCTCTAGCCGCTCGAAGTAGCAGGACGGGACCGGCCGCCCGTGGAGGTTCGGCTCGCTATCGGGGATGAGGACAACCGGCGGCGGCGCGCCCGCCGCGAGCAGCCGCTTCGCCGCCGCGCTCAGGCGCTGGACCGTCGCCGCCCAGTCGCGTTCGAAGTCGCCATCCGCGTCCGGCCGGATCGCTACCCGCACGCCGCGCCGGACCAGCCCGTCAAGCGTCCGTTCTCCATCGGCCGGGTCGAGAACGTGATACGGCCGGATTTTGGCGATCGTCGCCCCGAGGGCGTCGAAGCGTCGCCACTCCTCGGGATGCACCGCCGGCCGGTTCGGCAGCTCCCAGCCGAGCAGCAGCACTCCCGCTGCCGGCGCTCCAGACGACGAGGGCGCATCAGCGCGCCGCCATGTGACCTCGAGCGTCTGGTAGCGATTGTCCGCCTCCGCCGGCGGGCCGTCTGCTAGGCCGAGCGCCAGCCCCAAGCCGTGCACAGCCTGTCCTCCGCCGACCGGCTCGACCGACCACGGTCCCGGCCCGTGCGCCGGGTCATAGGCGCTTCCGCTGTTCACCGGCAGCTCCGCTTGCCCGCCGTCGACCGGCGATTCGATCGCCAGCCCGCCGACCGACCGCCAGAGGACACCGCTCGGCGCCTCGCCGACAAACCGCGCCCGCAGCAGCGGCCGGCCGTGGACCTCGCGCAGCGCCACGACGCGCCATGGGCCGGGCCGGTCGTCGATCCGCACCCGATAGCGCGAGAGCAGCCATGCGGCGGGAACCCGCTCGCCGCGCCAGGTCCAGCCCTCGACCCCGCTCATGCCTCGATCCAATGCGCCCACAGCTCCGGCGACCACGCCGAGAAGCTGAACACCGGCACGCTTCCTCCGCTGTCCTGCACCACCCGTCCCTCGAGATACTCTCCCGCCGAGAACAGATAGTCCCCGCTCACTACGGGGATCTGGGTCTGGGTTCCCCCCGGCCGCGGCGCCACGACCACCGTCGCGATCACGAGCGCCCCATTCACCCACAGGCTCGCCCCGCGCACCGACCCTGCTCCGGTCGGCTCATCGAAGCTCGCCGCAAACCCCACGTGATACCGCCCCGCCGTCTGGATCGTCAGCCGCGTCGGCGCTTCCGCGCTCCACATTCCATCGGTGTCGTAGCGCGCAACATCAAATGCCAGCGCCGTCTGCGTCCCGCTTGGGATCGGCTGGCTCGTCGTCCGCCGCACCCGGCACATCGGCCGCCGCCGTGCCGCCAGCGATGCAATCACGCACCGCTCGCTCGCCACCAAGGCGTCCCACACCCCCACCACCACCTCATCCCCCGGCTTCAGCTGCCACGCCGCCAGATGCCGCGCCACCGCCACGCCGCTCTGCACCCCGCTCAAGCTCCGCTCAAGCCGCACCGTCGCCGTGTAGGTCGCCGCGTCAAAGCTGACCACCACCGCCCGCTCCAGCTCCATCGCCCTCACACCGCCCCAAGCTCCAGTTCCTGCCAATACCGCTGCCGCCCTTTCCACCGCTCCAGCCCAAACGTCACCGCCCGCACCCGCCGCCGCGTCCCGCTCCGCCCCACCCGCCCATGCGTCACCGTCACCACATCCCCCACCTGCGTCCCGACGTTCGGTGCGCTCACCAGCACCTCGCGCCCTGCCCGCAGCACCGCCCCCCGCACGATCGCGGCCGCCCGGGCCCCCGCTTCGCTCGCGCTCGCTACCGACCGGTCCGCTACCACCCAGCCGCCATCCCCCCACACCGCCACCGCCTCATCCTCCTGCGCCTGGCCGACGTGCGCCCCCGTCACCACCCGCACAAACGCCGGCTCCACCGCCCCCGCTTCCCGCACATACTCCGCCACCGGCTGCTCGCCCGGTCCTACCGTCTCGTCCCCCGCTCGATAGCTCCACGTCGACCCATCGCTCTCCTGCGGAAACCGAGAGGCCACGCCAAAGCCATCCGGCAGCAGCCAATCGCGCCCCAGCCCAATCAGCCGCCGCGCCGCCGTCAGCCCATCCGTTCCCGGCAGCACGGTGAATGCCGGCGTCAGCCCCGCAAACTCCGGGCTCAGCGACCACGCTCCATACGCGAGCCCCGCCAGCCGGCACAACTCGCCCACGATCGCCGGCGCCGGCGACCCGCTCCACACCAGTTGCCGCCGCGGCCGCCACCGCCTCAGCAGGCCGAGGGCGTCCGTTCCCTCTATCTCCACCACGCTCCGCCCATCTCGCCGGTCCACCACCCGCACCGCCTCCGCCCAATAGACTGCCGGCGGCCCGCTCAGCGGAAACTCCGTCCCTGCCGTTGTCCGGTATCCGGCGTCCAGCGCAATCTCCCCGCCCACGGGCAGCGCCTCCACCAAGGCGCCGTCGCTGTTGTCCAGCGTCAGCCGGCACTCCCCCGGCAGCGACCACCGCGCTGCCACCACGCGGCTCGAATAGTCCGTCCCCGCTGCGTCCGGCACGACGGCCCGCCGCACCAGCCCCGGGTGGCAGAGATACGCCCACGTCCCGTCCCACGCCAGCGCCGCTCCTGCCAGCCGCCCCATTGTCACCGGAACGGGATCGCGCCAAGCGTTGTCTGACCACAGCGCATTCCGGACCAAATAACTCATCAGGGTCAGCGCATATGCCCCGCTTCCGCTCCACCGCTCGACCAGCGTCACCCGCACCCGATCCAGCAGCCCAATCGCCGGCGAGCGAAACGCCACATTCCCATCCCCCGCCGTCAACACCCGCGCTGCCTCCCAGCTCCCCAGCGCCAGCGCCCCGCCGTCGCCCCAGCGCAGTGTCCAGACCGCTGGCCTTCCCGCCGCTGTCGTCCCCGTTACTGCTACGCACCAGTCCGCCTCGTCGTGACACGCCCCCACCCCGCTGATGCTCCCGAACGCCGTCGGGCAGGCGCTCACCGCCCCCCAAACCCCGCCCGTCTGCCGCGCCGCCTTCAGCGTCGCCCCGTCCGCAAAAAAGACTGCCCGGTCCCCATTGCTCCGCTGCGCTGCCCCAACCGCTCCCAGCGCCCCTGCAGCAGTCGCCGCTGTCGCCCACCCCGACCAGCTCGCCCCGCTGTCTGCCGTCGTCCGCGCCCGCACGCTGCCGCCTTCTCCGTCAACCGCGATCATCCCAAAGACGCCGCTCGTCCCCACCGCACAGCCAATCCCGCTCACCGCGCCCGTCGCCACGCCGGTCCAGTTCGACCACGGCGCGCCCGCCGATGGCGCCGCGATCACCTGCAGGTTCACCGTCCCCGCCGATGCCCGATAGGCGCGCAGCAGCGCCCCGTTCCCAAAGCAGCCCGCCCCGTGCGCCGCATCCGGCTCGCCGCCGGCATAGAGCGTCTCGGTGAAGCGCAGCCGCCGCACCCCCCCAAAGGCATCTCGCCAGAGCAACGAGAGCGCCGGTTCGCCATCCAGCGCCCGGCACGCCGCCGCCAATGTTGCGCTCATCGTCCGCATCCGCGCCCTCCCGCGCCCGCCCAGCAGCACTGTCCCCGGAGCAGCCCCCCGCCGCGCTGCGTCTCCCTCACGGTCCGGCATCCCGCGACTGGCTCGGCAGCAGTCCTGCCGGCAGATACAGCCGGCGCGACCGCAGCGCCCGCCGCCGCCGGTCAAGCCCCTGCCGAAACTCCTCGAGCGCCATCGCTCCCCAGCGGCGGTAGCGCTCCGCCGTCTCCTCGCCGCCCGCCGTCACCCGACCGATCGCGTAGTTCGCCCATTCCAGCGCCGCGTAGCCTGCCGCGCCTCGGCAGACCAGCTCTTCATCGCGTGTCGGCAGCGTCGAGCCATCCACCGCATGCACCGCCAGCCAGTAGATAGCGGCCGGCGAGCCATCCGCCGTCGCCGCGGTCAGCAGCGTGAGCGTCGTCTGCCAGAGCGAAAAGCGGACATAGCGCGGCGGCCACTGCCCGGCCGGCCATTCCACCGCTTCCACCCGCACCAGGTCGGCAAGCGTCCCGACCGCGATCTCGCGGCTGCCCGCCGTTGTGGGAAGCATCGTCTTCATCTCGCGCGGCGCCGCGAGCGAGTACTCGCGGATCGCCCGCTCGAGGTGGCGCTGCAGGTGGGCATCCGACCAGCGGTACGGCGCCACCTCATCGTTCAGGTCCTGACGCATCCGTGCCAGCAGAACTGCGAGCGTTGCCATCTCAGCGGCTCCTCGACCTCCACTCAGAACGCGGCGGGGGCGGCGGCGCGAGGGATGAGCTCGCGGCTTGGGGATACGCCGCCGCCCCCAGACAGACGGCTAGGCGACCACCGCTGCGCCTGAGATGCCGTCGATCTTGGCGAGACAGAGCGTGCTGAACGCCGCCACCGCGCAGTACCACTTCACCCGGAAGCGGCGGGCGTCCTTGCTCTCCAAATGCCCGATATCCTCGACAACAATCCCGTCGCTCCCCTCCAGCCCGGCAAGCGCGTCCTCGCCGAACTTCAGGGCAAAGACCGAACTCGACGCGCCGCCCGTCTTTGCGCTGTAGCTGCCGCCCGTAATCGCTTCGGTGTCGGTCAGAAAATCGGAGACGAAGATCGGCACGCCGTTGTACGAGGCGATGCTCTCGCCGAACGCCGAGTAGCTGACGACAAACGGCGAATTGGCTGCGCGGGCATACTGGCTGATCAGCCGCCGCGTCCGCCGGCTCATCAGGATGAGATCCGGCTTGCCCGGCCGGATCAGGTCGAGAAGCGCGTCCATGTTCGCCAGCGAGAGCGCCGCCGGCGTTGTTCCCGTGCCTTGATGGATCTGCTGCGCGGCCGGCGTCAGCTTGTGCAGCCCGTCGAACTGCTTGCTGTTCACCGTGCTGTCGCCGTAGAGGAAGGTGTCTTCAAACGCATGAGCGACCGCTTTCGCCTTCTGCTCGATCACCGTCACGAGCAGGTCCTGGAGGTTGCTCCGCGTCTTGGCGAGAAAGTTGTCGACATCGGCGTCGCCGCCGAGGATCTTCAGCGTCGCCGTCAGCTGGGTGAAGGTCGGCGTCCCCTCGCTCCACGTGTCGCCCACGTCATAGAAGTCCGCCGACGGCAGGGCGTTCTCGCGGTTGTAGGTCAGCCCGTTGCCGAGCACCGTGATGAACGGCAGCCGCGCCAGCACCGGGCTCTCTTTCACCACCGTCTCGATCACCCCGGCGCGCAGCGTATCGTTCGAAAGCTTTGCCGCTTCGGCAAGCGTCAGCGCCATCTTGCTCCTTTCTGAGAACCCGTGCCCCGCGCTCTATCGTCCGAGCCCGTAGGCGATCTTTTCGCGCGGGGAGAGCGCCGCCGGGTCGACCGGGGTCCGAGCGAGCGCCGCCGGCACAACCTCGCGCGCCGCCTCGCTCCGCACCCGCTCGCGCACCTGGGCGACGATCGCCCGCGCCCGCTCGACGCTGGCGTCGATCTCGGCCACCGTCTCGCCGACCACCAGCTCCGGCGGCAGCAGCGGGTCGGCCGCCAGCCGCGCCTGCCGATAGGCCGCGACCGCCGCCGCCAGTTCGCGCCGCAGCGCCTCCTCGGGCGCCGGCTCGACCGGCATGGCCATCCCGCTCACCTCATGCTCCTCCATCCTCTGCTCCTTTCCGCGCCGGAACGGCGCCGCGTTCTCGTTCTTCTTCCAGCCAGCGCGCGAACTCCCGCTCCGGGTCCGCCGTCCCCAGCCGCGCCATCGCCCCGCGGCGCGAGCGCAGTCCGCTCGCTACCGCCGCCTGCTCGTCGGCCAGCTGCCGGCTGGCGTCGCGCGGGGTCACCGCGCCCCAGACCACCCGCGAGCGGTAGGGGGCGAAGCGCCCGCCGCCAAAGCGCTCGAGCAGCCGCAGCGCCATCGCGTTCCGCCGCCGGTAGACGGCGCTGCGCAGCAGCCGTTTGCGCGCCACCTTCTGCAGAAGCGGCTGGAGCTCGATTTCGAGGGCGACGCCCGCCAAGGCGCGGCTGTTGTCGCCGAATGCGGTGCGCGGCGTCTCGGCCAGGTCGTGCAGCGCCCGGTAAAGGGCGTTCAGATAGTCGATGTGGAGGCCGACGCCGCCGCTGCCCAGCAGGTCGAGGATGTAGGCGCGCGCCCGCTCCGGCAGCTCCCACACCGCCCCCGGCCCGATCGCGATGTCTTCCGCCCGGTCGACGTTCTCCAGCACCGCGATCGGATTGCCCGACAGCTCCAGCAGCCGC
This region includes:
- a CDS encoding transglycosylase SLT domain-containing protein; the protein is MSGVEGWTWRGERVPAAWLLSRYRVRIDDRPGPWRVVALREVHGRPLLRARFVGEAPSGVLWRSVGGLAIESPVDGGQAELPVNSGSAYDPAHGPGPWSVEPVGGGQAVHGLGLALGLADGPPAEADNRYQTLEVTWRRADAPSSSGAPAAGVLLLGWELPNRPAVHPEEWRRFDALGATIAKIRPYHVLDPADGERTLDGLVRRGVRVAIRPDADGDFERDWAATVQRLSAAAKRLLAAGAPPPVVLIPDSEPNLHGRPVPSCYFERLELARSALAVLFGERARLVSPPFAAAQGEEGWHAAGRPVISRFDAIGVHAYGQGDLSVALRFLAFDYGKPFFVAEAGDSSDGISAEERVARTARLLRRLAATGRVEACCLFILGTADPRWEPFVLPAEGLAPLREAVRGEWKEETVIPEEIRAQIARLCERYGVDPYIIAAMCWIESGFRPDAVGDDGHSVGLLQLHDEGLGFGMSVEERKNPERNLEVGIRAHRAYRDEFGSVEAAIAAHNAGGPALRRVKGDWQALFGGRVAERYVRPVLAKAAEYRAANLFPPSPVRVQLDAIWGVSEALLGEGRNAQAWQLRAAVIALKDELGLT
- a CDS encoding phage major capsid protein, producing MALTLAEAAKLSNDTLRAGVIETVVKESPVLARLPFITVLGNGLTYNRENALPSADFYDVGDTWSEGTPTFTQLTATLKILGGDADVDNFLAKTRSNLQDLLVTVIEQKAKAVAHAFEDTFLYGDSTVNSKQFDGLHKLTPAAQQIHQGTGTTPAALSLANMDALLDLIRPGKPDLILMSRRTRRLISQYARAANSPFVVSYSAFGESIASYNGVPIFVSDFLTDTEAITGGSYSAKTGGASSSVFALKFGEDALAGLEGSDGIVVEDIGHLESKDARRFRVKWYCAVAAFSTLCLAKIDGISGAAVVA